Proteins from a genomic interval of Hoplias malabaricus isolate fHopMal1 chromosome 13, fHopMal1.hap1, whole genome shotgun sequence:
- the socs3a gene encoding suppressor of cytokine signaling 3a, translating into MVTHSKPAMSSCTLEASMLLSSNRFKTFSSKLQYQLIQSTVKKLQESGFYWASISGKDANTILASEPSGTFLIRDSSDNRHFFTLSVKTESGTKNLRVQCDNKSFFLQTDPKSSQSAPRFDCMLKLVHHYMTYPALGNIRSTYYIYSGGEKIPLELLRPFSCTMSSLQHLCRKTVNGNLDISSKRDQLPQPLKDFLQEYDAPI; encoded by the coding sequence ATGGTGACACACAGCAAGCCAGCAATGAGCAGCTGCACTCTGGAAGCCAGCATGCTGCTCTCTTCTAACCGTTTCAAAACCTTCAGTTCCAAGCTGCAGTACCAGCTGATCCAGAGCACAGTCAAGAAGCTCCAGGAGAGTGGCTTCTACTGGGCCTCCATCAGCGGCAAAGACGCCAACACCATCCTGGCGTCCGAGCCCAGCGGCACCTTCCTGATCCGCGACAGCTCGGATAACCGCCACTTCTTCACGCTGAGCGTCAAGACGGAGTCGGGCACCAAGAACCTGAGAGTGCAATGTGACAACAAGTCCTTTTTTCTGCAGACGGACCCCAAAAGCTCTCAGTCGGCTCCCCGCTTTGACTGCATGCTCAAACTCGTGCATCATTACATGACCTATCCGGCCTTGGGCAACATCCGCAGCACCTACTACATCTACTCCGGAGGGGAGAAGATCCCCCTGGAGCTGCTGAGACCCTTCTCCTGCACCATGTCGTCCCTGCAGCACCTGTGCAGGAAGACGGTCAATGGCAACTTGGACATTTCTAGCAAACGGGACCAGCTGCCTCAGCCTCTTAAAGACTTTCTTCAGGAGTACGACGCTCCGATTTAA